One segment of Nostoc piscinale CENA21 DNA contains the following:
- a CDS encoding alpha/beta hydrolase, translating into MTVKTKHQFSFEWQQNRYAIAYDTVGQGKPVLLLPAFSTVSSRGEMQGIAERIAHRYQAVTLDWLGFGESERPALDYQPALLQQMLQAFVQQTFSEPVAIIAAGHTAGYALQLAQQQPQTCSCIILVAPTWRGPLPTMGVPKPLATAVRQLVRFPVIGQGLYQANTTKGFLRLMYGRHVYADKSHLTPEFIEQKQQITRQSGARFAPAAFVTGGLDPVRDRQEFLALLQSSLVPVQLILAEQAPPYSKQEMTAMAAIPEIQSLTLPGTLGMSEEYAAEVAESILPFLDTNIPHNSGVRS; encoded by the coding sequence ATGACTGTGAAAACAAAGCATCAATTTTCATTTGAGTGGCAGCAAAACCGTTATGCGATCGCTTACGATACAGTTGGTCAGGGTAAACCTGTATTGCTGTTACCTGCATTTAGTACGGTTTCTAGTCGTGGGGAAATGCAAGGAATTGCCGAGAGAATTGCCCACCGTTATCAAGCAGTAACACTCGATTGGTTAGGATTTGGTGAATCTGAACGTCCTGCTTTAGACTATCAACCCGCGCTGTTACAGCAGATGCTTCAGGCGTTTGTCCAACAAACTTTCTCAGAACCAGTGGCGATAATTGCGGCTGGTCATACGGCTGGCTATGCCTTGCAACTGGCTCAACAACAACCCCAGACTTGCTCTTGCATTATTTTAGTTGCACCTACTTGGCGTGGCCCTCTACCAACAATGGGTGTACCCAAACCACTAGCAACAGCAGTCCGACAATTGGTCAGATTTCCGGTGATTGGTCAAGGACTTTATCAAGCAAATACAACCAAGGGCTTTCTGCGACTGATGTATGGCAGGCATGTTTATGCAGATAAGTCACACCTTACACCAGAGTTTATTGAGCAGAAACAGCAAATTACTCGACAATCAGGGGCGCGATTTGCCCCAGCGGCCTTTGTTACAGGTGGACTTGATCCAGTGCGCGATCGCCAGGAATTTCTCGCACTACTGCAATCTTCACTTGTGCCTGTGCAGTTAATTTTAGCAGAACAAGCCCCTCCCTATTCCAAACAAGAAATGACCGCAATGGCCGCAATTCCAGAAATTCAATCACTAACTCTTCCTGGCACATTAGGAATGTCTGAAGAATATGCAGCCGAAGTTGCAGAATCCATATTGCCCTTTTTAGATACAAATATCCCACATAATTCAGGAGTTAGAAGTTAG
- a CDS encoding GAF domain-containing protein: MGQPQRPIAAEHTIIALGRVLQTLREEDNVDVLIDTTIAYIQEQFDYNLVWMALYDLPKHILVGKGGVSPDGDTKFLRKQVTLTPGGLLEQVVIEQRPLGVADLRLEPRAAEWQEIGKKFNIQGTIVLPIRYRDRFLGLLLFGSERWGYLLPGDAKARLLMVLGELGAVLYQQEVNLQQQQTKHLDQPILQLLENLRTLNNIDQKLKAVVQTTHQFVAPSRTNIYWFERQGRYFWCRMSNQLANIGRNNSQQQLAAGMTVQDLSEFYYALSVNQIVLIGDERSSLKSHFTAKVLERLQVRSLLAAPILWQKELLGFLAVEANEPRIWTEADKNFVQSAAGLISLVAPSETMDTTIKQIQEDAQLTSQVAQAIYHEEDLQATLRDCATKVLTRFAATRFLLLQYNPDLNSYQIIFQTQPQNRRPLTVSFNTLKDMDEQMLKSATTSVEVQKVEEDLRFFNWRPLLLEHGMRSLLVCNCAQDHTPNALLVIAHETNRGWASLDKELLWAVSQQIGVIVRQWQLNAEVEQQQKILHSIQRCLRILEKTQNDTTESGAERLERTAIEQIATVLHSPLAVLLSWSPGDNFAEIIPSVIHDSRFAVVTDQPIPIHTEVIIQWALAKDDYVCVYADDLPPETRKWLHGQNIGQVLAIALRTSADYAPTGVVLVADYRERYWTEQSLNATETLVTQLAWSRRQQQITKLLESSNQELRQLNWYKHRRLEEIQRTATQLFSQIEDLGIPSNELTQTRYKLLLRQLDHNTAAMTGLVKLEQWQLHQSSETMPIATLLKRSLERVDNLLKQRKLWAGVHGLGQSATDADSGNSGIFLKGLQSSSYPSSLAITGDIVKFELVLYELLVVACNRSQSGGRIDIWCRRLEEKLLEISITDHGMIEPPLLAALQNQTPKDILASSYLNQPPALHLLICQKLMQQLGGTLDFYQLPDHRVVSRLVLPLAD, from the coding sequence ATGGGGCAGCCACAAAGACCGATAGCAGCTGAACATACAATCATTGCTTTGGGACGTGTCCTCCAAACATTGAGGGAAGAGGATAATGTTGATGTTCTGATTGATACTACTATTGCTTATATTCAAGAGCAGTTCGACTATAACTTGGTTTGGATGGCTCTATATGACCTACCAAAACATATATTAGTTGGTAAAGGTGGGGTTTCACCTGATGGTGACACTAAATTTTTACGCAAACAAGTGACACTTACTCCTGGCGGACTTTTAGAACAAGTAGTCATTGAACAGCGTCCCTTGGGTGTTGCTGATTTGCGGCTGGAACCTCGCGCGGCCGAGTGGCAAGAAATTGGCAAAAAATTTAATATTCAGGGAACGATTGTTTTACCTATTCGCTATCGAGACCGTTTTTTAGGTTTATTATTATTTGGTTCAGAACGTTGGGGATATTTGTTACCAGGTGATGCCAAAGCTCGTTTATTAATGGTATTGGGCGAACTGGGAGCAGTGCTTTATCAACAAGAAGTGAATTTGCAGCAACAGCAAACAAAGCATCTTGATCAACCAATCTTACAATTATTAGAAAATTTACGCACTCTCAATAATATAGACCAAAAGCTGAAAGCCGTTGTTCAAACAACACATCAGTTTGTTGCACCTAGCCGGACAAATATTTACTGGTTTGAGCGCCAAGGGCGCTATTTTTGGTGTCGGATGAGTAATCAACTGGCTAACATCGGCAGAAATAACAGCCAACAGCAACTAGCGGCGGGGATGACAGTCCAGGATTTAAGTGAATTTTATTATGCTTTGTCGGTGAATCAAATTGTTTTGATTGGTGATGAACGCAGTTCTTTAAAAAGTCATTTTACTGCCAAAGTGTTGGAACGTTTACAGGTGCGATCGCTGTTAGCCGCGCCTATCCTGTGGCAAAAAGAACTATTGGGTTTTCTGGCGGTAGAAGCCAATGAACCGCGCATTTGGACAGAAGCAGACAAAAACTTTGTTCAAAGTGCAGCCGGGTTAATTTCTTTAGTTGCGCCTAGCGAAACTATGGATACAACTATCAAGCAAATTCAAGAAGATGCCCAATTAACTAGCCAAGTTGCCCAAGCGATTTATCACGAAGAGGACTTGCAAGCAACTTTACGCGATTGTGCTACTAAAGTTTTAACGCGCTTTGCTGCCACCCGCTTTTTACTTTTACAGTACAACCCTGATTTAAATAGTTATCAAATTATTTTTCAAACCCAACCCCAAAATCGTCGTCCACTAACAGTTAGCTTCAATACGCTCAAAGATATGGATGAGCAGATGTTGAAGTCCGCCACCACATCTGTAGAGGTGCAGAAAGTAGAAGAAGATTTGCGGTTTTTTAACTGGCGACCTTTGTTATTAGAACATGGAATGCGATCGCTGTTGGTTTGTAACTGCGCTCAAGATCATACACCGAATGCACTGTTAGTTATTGCCCACGAAACAAATCGCGGTTGGGCAAGCTTAGACAAAGAATTATTGTGGGCTGTCAGTCAACAAATTGGCGTAATAGTCCGCCAGTGGCAATTAAACGCTGAAGTTGAACAACAGCAAAAAATTCTCCATAGTATTCAACGATGCTTACGTATTCTGGAAAAAACCCAAAATGACACAACTGAGTCGGGTGCAGAACGTCTAGAACGCACCGCCATAGAACAAATTGCCACTGTTCTCCATTCTCCGTTAGCAGTATTGTTATCTTGGTCGCCCGGAGATAACTTTGCCGAAATTATTCCGAGTGTGATTCACGATAGTCGATTTGCGGTTGTGACTGATCAACCAATTCCCATTCACACAGAAGTAATAATTCAGTGGGCATTAGCCAAAGATGATTATGTATGTGTGTATGCCGATGATTTACCACCAGAAACGAGAAAATGGTTACATGGGCAAAATATTGGTCAAGTTTTAGCGATCGCACTCCGCACTAGTGCTGATTATGCACCCACAGGTGTAGTATTAGTTGCCGATTACCGAGAACGCTATTGGACAGAACAAAGTCTGAATGCTACAGAAACTTTGGTAACACAATTAGCATGGTCGCGTCGTCAACAGCAAATCACCAAACTACTAGAGTCCTCGAACCAAGAATTGCGCCAACTCAACTGGTACAAACATCGTCGCCTCGAAGAAATTCAACGAACTGCCACACAGTTATTCAGCCAAATTGAAGACTTGGGTATTCCCAGTAATGAACTCACACAGACACGTTATAAACTCTTACTCCGGCAATTAGACCATAACACCGCCGCCATGACTGGCCTAGTTAAACTTGAGCAATGGCAATTGCATCAGAGTTCTGAAACCATGCCCATAGCCACCTTGTTGAAGCGATCGCTCGAACGAGTTGATAATTTACTCAAACAGCGTAAACTCTGGGCAGGAGTGCATGGTTTAGGACAATCAGCGACAGATGCAGATTCCGGTAATAGTGGAATCTTCCTCAAAGGATTACAATCTTCAAGTTATCCCTCATCCTTAGCAATTACAGGTGATATCGTTAAATTTGAATTAGTACTATATGAATTATTAGTTGTTGCTTGTAACCGTTCTCAAAGTGGCGGCAGAATTGATATTTGGTGTCGTCGCCTAGAAGAAAAATTGCTAGAAATCTCAATTACAGATCATGGAATGATTGAACCGCCTTTGTTAGCAGCACTGCAAAATCAGACACCCAAAGATATACTAGCCAGTTCTTACCTGAACCAACCACCAGCTTTACACCTACTAATTTGTCAAAAACTTATGCAACAGTTAGGTGGAACCCTAGATTTTTATCAATTACCAGATCATCGGGTAGTTAGTCGCTTAGTTTTACCTCTAGCTGATTGA
- a CDS encoding quinone-dependent dihydroorotate dehydrogenase, producing MDIYQIALRPLLFNLLKTDAEWLHKQAIRSLDWLSQNHHAPAGLVNQSLQQSLCLCDRRLEQNLFGLNFPNPLGLAAGFDKDGVGAKIWSNFGFGFAELGTVTFHPQPGNPQPRLFRLPLDQAVLNRMGFNNQGAAVMAARLAAQKDFIHTIPIGINLGKSKITPLEAAAEDYLNSFRLLKELGDYFVVNVSSPNTPGLRSLQDAAMLSSILDVLQKENNTHKPIFVKIAPDLEWEAIADIIGLAKTYQLAGIIATNTTISRDGLKTQLIHPTGKPPQDEAGGISGAPLRDRSTEIIKFIWQQTQGQIPIIGVGGIFSAEDAWEKITAGASLIQVYTGWIYEGPLMVRRILTGLLTKLEQNKLNSITEAIALEV from the coding sequence ATGGATATTTACCAAATTGCCCTTCGTCCCCTACTGTTCAACCTGCTGAAAACAGATGCAGAGTGGTTACATAAGCAGGCTATTCGCAGTCTAGATTGGTTATCACAAAATCATCATGCTCCTGCTGGTTTAGTCAATCAAAGCTTACAGCAGTCTTTGTGTCTGTGCGATCGCCGTCTGGAACAAAATTTGTTTGGGCTAAATTTCCCCAACCCCCTGGGTTTAGCAGCAGGTTTTGATAAGGATGGGGTAGGGGCAAAAATTTGGTCTAACTTTGGTTTTGGCTTCGCTGAGTTGGGAACTGTCACTTTTCACCCCCAACCAGGAAATCCCCAACCAAGGTTATTTCGCTTACCTTTAGATCAAGCTGTCCTGAACCGGATGGGTTTTAATAATCAAGGTGCAGCAGTCATGGCCGCTAGGTTAGCAGCACAAAAAGATTTCATTCATACAATACCCATCGGCATAAATTTAGGTAAATCAAAAATTACACCTTTAGAAGCCGCCGCCGAAGATTACCTCAATAGTTTTCGCTTACTCAAAGAATTAGGCGATTATTTTGTGGTGAATGTCTCTTCACCCAACACACCCGGATTGCGATCGCTCCAAGATGCCGCTATGCTCAGTTCTATCTTGGACGTACTACAAAAAGAAAATAATACACATAAACCAATATTTGTCAAGATAGCACCTGATTTAGAATGGGAAGCGATCGCCGACATTATTGGCTTGGCTAAAACCTACCAATTAGCAGGAATAATTGCCACAAACACCACAATCAGCCGTGATGGCTTGAAAACCCAGCTAATTCACCCGACTGGGAAACCCCCGCAAGATGAAGCTGGCGGAATTAGTGGTGCGCCATTGCGCGATCGCTCCACAGAAATCATCAAGTTTATTTGGCAGCAAACCCAAGGGCAGATTCCCATTATCGGGGTTGGTGGCATATTTTCCGCAGAAGACGCTTGGGAAAAAATCACTGCGGGAGCCAGCCTTATTCAAGTTTATACAGGCTGGATTTATGAAGGCCCCTTGATGGTGCGCCGAATTTTAACTGGGTTGCTAACCAAGTTAGAGCAGAATAAATTAAACTCGATCACCGAGGCGATCGCTTTAGAAGTATGA
- a CDS encoding TROVE domain-containing protein: MNYNFFTRNKTTTPQTQPIPGREAEMIKGRSGGWMFDAGLWKMLRRCLLVGTAQSTYYAGKQELTEDFVAVVNQAVAENPSRVAEEILYASDGRAINNSAPILALVLLSMGETKEAKQAFAEIFPQVVRTGSHFYEWLNYTKSLRGFGKVVREAGKTWLSREDVKGLAYQLLKYQQRQGFTHRDALRLFHVKPPTENHRQLFEWVVRGWDELPTEIPSQALAQIWWYEWLKRNPEQTHEAILQGRLTHEMAAPVGNMDKAAWQLLFQEMPIGAMLRNLGSLTELGVLRADETANLGRVEAVLNNQEHLRKGRIHPIDVLKALKTYESGGRLGRSKKTWTPVPRIVDILEKAVELSFDVVEPTGKVFMHAVDVSGSMGSLVADMGLSCCEIATTMALVTAKAEKNYMIRGFANEFRNLDITAKDSFSSAVRKASNQNFGGTDASVAYDWMMKNKFKADVVCFWTDSESWAGYKHPSQALKEYRKKINPNVKAVYVTLTPYRITLVDPQDPLSWDLAGFDPGTPRIIQMLATGEL; the protein is encoded by the coding sequence ATGAACTACAACTTCTTCACTAGAAACAAAACCACCACCCCACAAACTCAGCCCATCCCCGGCCGGGAAGCCGAGATGATAAAAGGGCGCTCCGGTGGCTGGATGTTTGATGCTGGCTTATGGAAGATGCTGCGGCGCTGTCTGTTAGTTGGGACAGCCCAAAGCACCTACTACGCTGGTAAACAAGAATTAACCGAAGATTTTGTAGCGGTTGTTAACCAAGCTGTCGCCGAAAATCCCAGCCGTGTCGCGGAAGAAATTCTCTATGCCAGCGATGGACGGGCTATAAATAACAGCGCACCTATCCTGGCCTTAGTCTTGCTGTCGATGGGTGAAACAAAAGAAGCTAAACAAGCTTTTGCTGAAATCTTCCCCCAAGTTGTCCGCACAGGTAGCCACTTCTATGAATGGCTAAACTACACTAAATCTCTGCGGGGCTTTGGTAAGGTTGTGCGAGAAGCTGGTAAAACTTGGTTATCACGCGAAGATGTCAAAGGTTTGGCTTATCAACTGTTGAAATATCAACAACGCCAAGGCTTCACCCACCGCGATGCTTTGCGGTTATTCCACGTCAAACCACCAACAGAAAATCACCGTCAATTATTTGAATGGGTTGTCAGAGGTTGGGATGAATTGCCCACAGAGATACCCTCGCAAGCTTTGGCGCAGATTTGGTGGTATGAATGGCTAAAGCGCAACCCTGAACAAACCCACGAAGCCATTTTGCAAGGACGCTTAACCCACGAAATGGCTGCACCTGTGGGCAATATGGACAAAGCTGCTTGGCAGTTGCTATTTCAAGAAATGCCCATCGGTGCAATGCTGCGAAATCTCGGTTCACTCACAGAACTTGGCGTATTACGTGCTGACGAAACCGCCAACTTAGGTCGTGTGGAAGCAGTTCTCAACAATCAAGAACATCTGCGTAAAGGTCGCATTCACCCAATCGATGTTTTGAAAGCACTCAAAACTTACGAGTCTGGCGGCAGACTAGGACGTAGTAAGAAAACTTGGACTCCAGTTCCCCGCATCGTAGACATCTTAGAAAAAGCTGTTGAATTGTCTTTTGATGTGGTTGAACCTACAGGCAAAGTTTTTATGCACGCCGTAGACGTTTCGGGGTCTATGGGTAGCTTAGTTGCAGATATGGGACTAAGTTGCTGTGAAATTGCCACCACAATGGCACTCGTCACAGCCAAAGCCGAGAAGAACTATATGATTCGCGGCTTTGCTAATGAATTTCGGAACTTAGATATCACCGCTAAAGATAGTTTTAGTTCGGCGGTACGTAAAGCCAGCAATCAAAACTTCGGCGGTACAGATGCCTCTGTAGCTTACGACTGGATGATGAAAAATAAGTTCAAAGCCGATGTAGTCTGCTTCTGGACTGACTCAGAAAGCTGGGCTGGTTACAAGCATCCTAGCCAAGCCTTGAAAGAGTACCGCAAAAAAATCAATCCCAATGTCAAGGCAGTATACGTCACCCTGACACCATACCGCATCACCTTGGTAGATCCTCAAGATCCACTTTCTTGGGACTTAGCAGGATTTGACCCTGGTACACCTCGCATCATCCAAATGTTAGCGACAGGTGAGTTATAA
- a CDS encoding tetratricopeptide repeat protein, with the protein MTGESDNTVKASNLVYILEKHGYRKGVEPSSKHLRTIIHNLPSPTYTEFIGREADMKILLERLSPEHGAHMITVHGIGGVGKTALVLAAAYLCLKAIRENLNIAPKFNAIIFTSAKQQELIPHGILQRQQGQRNLREIFREIGNALGDPTIIQSPPNDQSDRVRQLLSRQRTLLIVDNMETIEDRSGVIEFLYNLPICVKVVITTRERIALLPISLQNLTLDDGLQLIQQQAGEKGITLDDQESKDLYQHTGGIPLAIVYAIGQVSSGYSLSSVLAKLTNASGDVARFCFEQSVQGIAGQPAHKLLMSLAIFPNSPTQAAVAEVAGLTNAPDSNNDGLALLQQLSLVNQNPETKRYEMLSLTREYALAELGANQDFAKEARRRWVRWYLDFANSYAGEDWEKSKHYKRLEVEEVNLRAVLYWCRDEDQYEEVRDLGLLLNHYVNLYAYWDDRLDWWQWLVEQSEKRGEWSFMVKFIIRKTWILIRECSDKRLQEAEEMLQKAWVLRDHANLCDQADLAENIARLKITQKNYAEARKWLNTEQRLVIQANLTEQKHIRYYIPVLYHRAVILHKENKYSEAKMLFQEVMEYAKKINWYRVINSAQNWLADIAIDQGDRDGAQQLLTKGIIVAGSSKNKRRLAYYQRSQAKWEKKWGSADQADKFAREAIDNFEYLGMLKDVEEMQLLLN; encoded by the coding sequence TTGACAGGAGAATCTGACAACACTGTTAAGGCTAGTAACCTAGTTTACATTTTAGAAAAACATGGCTACCGCAAAGGTGTAGAACCATCTTCTAAACATCTCCGTACAATTATTCATAATCTGCCATCACCAACCTACACAGAATTTATTGGGCGTGAGGCAGATATGAAAATTTTATTAGAGCGTCTTTCCCCAGAACATGGCGCTCACATGATTACAGTACATGGTATTGGTGGTGTAGGTAAAACAGCGTTAGTTTTAGCAGCAGCTTATCTTTGTTTAAAAGCTATCCGTGAAAATTTAAATATCGCACCTAAATTTAATGCGATTATTTTCACCTCTGCAAAACAACAAGAACTCATTCCTCATGGAATTTTGCAACGCCAACAGGGACAGCGTAATCTGCGGGAAATTTTTCGAGAGATTGGTAATGCGCTTGGCGATCCGACAATTATTCAATCTCCTCCTAACGATCAGTCTGATCGTGTGCGCCAACTCCTCTCCAGACAGCGAACACTATTGATTGTGGACAATATGGAGACTATAGAAGATAGAAGCGGGGTGATAGAGTTCCTTTATAATCTGCCGATTTGTGTCAAAGTAGTCATTACTACTCGTGAGCGAATTGCGTTACTTCCAATTAGTCTGCAAAACTTGACCTTAGATGATGGTTTGCAGTTAATTCAGCAACAAGCAGGAGAAAAGGGTATTACTCTTGATGATCAAGAATCGAAGGATCTCTATCAACACACAGGTGGAATTCCACTAGCTATTGTCTATGCGATCGGTCAAGTATCGAGTGGTTATTCTCTGAGTTCAGTATTGGCAAAACTAACCAATGCTAGTGGTGATGTGGCTCGTTTTTGCTTTGAACAATCGGTGCAAGGAATTGCTGGACAGCCAGCCCACAAGTTGCTGATGTCGCTGGCGATTTTTCCCAACTCTCCTACTCAAGCTGCTGTGGCTGAGGTGGCTGGCTTAACAAATGCGCCTGATTCTAATAACGATGGTTTAGCACTTTTGCAGCAACTTTCTTTAGTCAATCAAAATCCAGAGACGAAGCGATATGAAATGTTGTCTCTGACTCGTGAGTATGCTTTGGCAGAATTGGGGGCTAACCAAGATTTTGCAAAAGAAGCGCGGCGGCGTTGGGTGAGGTGGTATTTAGATTTTGCTAATAGTTACGCTGGCGAAGATTGGGAAAAATCGAAACATTACAAAAGGCTAGAAGTAGAAGAAGTGAATTTACGGGCTGTACTTTATTGGTGTAGAGATGAAGATCAGTATGAAGAAGTGCGAGATTTAGGTTTATTGTTGAATCACTACGTAAACCTCTATGCTTATTGGGACGATCGCTTAGATTGGTGGCAATGGCTTGTGGAGCAATCAGAAAAACGGGGTGAATGGTCATTTATGGTGAAATTCATCATCCGCAAAACTTGGATATTAATTCGGGAATGTTCCGATAAGCGTCTTCAAGAAGCTGAAGAGATGTTGCAAAAGGCATGGGTGTTACGCGATCATGCAAATTTATGCGATCAAGCTGACTTAGCGGAAAATATTGCTAGGCTCAAAATCACGCAAAAAAATTATGCAGAAGCACGTAAATGGCTGAATACCGAACAAAGGTTAGTAATTCAAGCAAATTTAACAGAGCAGAAACATATCCGTTATTACATTCCTGTACTTTATCATCGAGCAGTTATCTTACACAAAGAAAATAAATATTCCGAAGCGAAAATGCTTTTCCAAGAAGTGATGGAATATGCTAAAAAAATTAACTGGTATCGAGTCATTAATTCGGCTCAAAATTGGCTGGCAGATATCGCAATTGATCAAGGCGATCGCGATGGCGCTCAACAGTTATTAACTAAAGGCATAATTGTAGCTGGCAGTAGCAAAAACAAGCGGCGTTTAGCTTACTACCAACGCTCTCAAGCTAAATGGGAAAAAAAATGGGGTAGTGCTGATCAAGCTGATAAATTTGCCAGAGAAGCAATAGATAATTTTGAATATTTAGGTATGCTCAAAGATGTTGAAGAAATGCAGTTGTTGTTGAATTAA
- a CDS encoding XisH family protein yields the protein MITDGPLTIPVERLTNMFIDIAAEKLIIANRDSQKIAVEVKSFLSPSTLSDFHLAIGQFINYRYALEEYQPERILYLAVPAITYEEFFTTRFIQSVIQRSQINLLIFEPSKEEIVKWQS from the coding sequence ATAATTACAGATGGGCCGTTAACTATTCCCGTTGAACGGCTCACTAATATGTTTATTGATATAGCTGCCGAAAAACTGATTATAGCTAACAGAGACAGTCAAAAAATTGCTGTTGAAGTGAAAAGTTTTTTAAGTCCTTCAACTTTATCCGACTTTCATTTAGCAATCGGGCAATTTATTAACTATCGCTATGCTTTGGAAGAATATCAGCCTGAGCGTATTTTATATTTAGCAGTTCCAGCGATAACTTACGAAGAATTTTTTACTACAAGGTTTATTCAATCAGTAATTCAACGTAGTCAAATCAATCTACTCATCTTTGAGCCAAGTAAAGAGGAGATTGTCAAATGGCAAAGCTAG
- a CDS encoding XisI protein yields MAKLEQYREYVQRVLIDYVKRRTSNNKDDELEMQTIFDTVHDHYQLIYVGWDKGRRVYGPVIHLDITNEKIWLQWNGTEDDIAADLVELGVPKQDIVLGFHSPYMRQFTDYAVG; encoded by the coding sequence ATGGCAAAGCTAGAACAATATCGAGAATATGTTCAACGTGTATTGATAGATTATGTTAAACGTCGAACATCGAATAATAAAGATGATGAGTTAGAAATGCAGACAATCTTTGATACTGTACATGATCATTATCAGCTTATATATGTTGGCTGGGATAAAGGAAGGCGCGTTTATGGCCCGGTCATACATTTAGATATTACAAATGAAAAAATTTGGCTGCAATGGAATGGTACAGAAGATGATATTGCTGCTGATTTAGTAGAGTTGGGTGTACCAAAGCAGGATATTGTTTTAGGTTTTCATTCACCTTATATGCGCCAGTTTACTGATTATGCGGTAGGCTAA
- a CDS encoding NYN domain-containing protein: protein MGSPMNRLSIFVDGNNMFYAQQKNGWFFDPRRVLEYFKHEQSETTLINAFWYTGLKDPQDQRGFRDALISLGYTVRTKILKEYYDDTSGRYSQKANLDIEIVVDMFNTVDQYDRVVLFSGDGDFERAIELLRSKNTHITVVSTEGMIARELRNATDRYIDLNDIRDQIEKVDGQVP from the coding sequence ATGGGTTCCCCTATGAATCGTCTGTCTATTTTTGTAGACGGAAATAATATGTTCTATGCTCAACAAAAAAATGGCTGGTTTTTTGACCCTCGGCGAGTATTAGAATATTTCAAACACGAGCAATCAGAGACGACTTTAATTAATGCCTTTTGGTACACGGGCTTAAAAGACCCCCAAGATCAACGAGGTTTCCGAGATGCTCTCATCAGTCTAGGTTACACAGTCCGAACGAAAATTCTCAAAGAATACTATGATGATACTTCCGGTCGCTATTCCCAAAAAGCAAATTTAGATATAGAAATTGTCGTAGATATGTTTAATACTGTAGACCAGTATGACCGGGTAGTTTTATTTAGTGGTGATGGTGATTTTGAACGAGCTATTGAACTATTACGTTCTAAAAATACACATATTACAGTAGTATCTACAGAAGGAATGATTGCCAGAGAACTGCGTAATGCTACGGACAGATATATAGATTTGAATGATATTAGAGACCAAATAGAAAAAGTAGATGGTCAAGTACCTTAG
- a CDS encoding Uma2 family endonuclease has product MVLRLTVPPLENGDRLTRFEFERRYNAMPKLKKAELIEGTVYMASPLRFEPHAEPHADLMGWLWNYKIATPGVRLGDNPTVRLDLDNEPQPDALLLIDAQAGGQSRFNEDGYVEGSPELIAEIAASSATVDLGDKKRAYRRNGIKEYIVWQVFDQQIDWFCLEAGEYVNLQPNQAGIFQSQVFPGLWLHRSALLAGDMQQVLTVLQTGLNSPEHQAFVQQLTQALELNG; this is encoded by the coding sequence ATGGTTTTACGTTTGACAGTTCCTCCCTTAGAAAATGGCGATCGCTTGACTCGCTTTGAATTTGAACGGCGTTACAATGCCATGCCTAAGTTAAAAAAAGCTGAATTGATTGAAGGAACTGTTTACATGGCTTCACCTCTGCGTTTTGAACCCCATGCTGAACCCCACGCCGACTTAATGGGCTGGTTATGGAATTACAAAATTGCAACTCCAGGAGTGCGTCTCGGTGATAACCCGACTGTGCGCCTTGATTTAGACAATGAACCCCAACCCGATGCGCTGTTGTTGATTGATGCTCAAGCTGGGGGACAATCACGCTTTAACGAGGATGGTTACGTAGAAGGCTCACCAGAATTAATTGCTGAAATTGCCGCCAGTAGTGCCACAGTTGATTTAGGTGACAAAAAGCGTGCTTATCGACGGAATGGCATCAAAGAGTATATTGTCTGGCAAGTATTTGACCAGCAAATTGATTGGTTCTGCTTGGAAGCCGGAGAATATGTCAATCTGCAACCGAATCAAGCAGGGATATTTCAAAGCCAAGTCTTTCCAGGCTTGTGGTTACATAGGTCGGCATTGCTCGCAGGTGATATGCAGCAGGTATTAACTGTATTACAGACAGGGCTGAATTCTCCTGAGCATCAAGCTTTTGTACAGCAGTTAACCCAAGCACTGGAATTGAATGGATAA